One Phaseolus vulgaris cultivar G19833 chromosome 4, P. vulgaris v2.0, whole genome shotgun sequence DNA window includes the following coding sequences:
- the LOC137836595 gene encoding uncharacterized protein, whose translation MTVLSPATATESGEGAVRIAVAKRRCMFLCLPCFPSEKSSSTWWQDLLTPANKERWWYRRWKTVREWKIFVRRFNNYSSNHSKRHGSFRYDPLSYALNFDDGTAAEDDGHCYKGFSERFASVPPPEKSFAYSSEEHAPPVSKFEK comes from the coding sequence ATGACAGTATTATCGCCGGCGACCGCCACCGAATCCGGCGAAGGAGCGGTGCGGATCGCGGTCGCCAAGCGACGCTGCATGTTCCTCTGCCTGCCGTGCTTCCCCTCCGAAAAGTCATCGTCGACGTGGTGGCAGGATCTGCTGACTCCGGCGAACAAGGAGCGGTGGTGGTACCGGCGGTGGAAGACGGTGAGGGAATGGAAAATCTTCGTTCGCCGCTTCAACAACTACAGCAGCAACCACTCCAAGAGGCACGGCTCCTTCCGCTACGATCCGCTTAGCTACGCGCTCAACTTCGACGACGGAACCGCTGCCGAAGACGACGGTCACTGCTACAAAGGCTTCTCCGAGCGCTTCGCCTCCGTTCCGCCGCCGGAGAAATCTTTCGCGTACTCGAGCGAGGAGCACGCGCCACCGGTTTCGAAATTCGAGAAATGA